A window of Chryseobacterium shandongense genomic DNA:
CAATAAGGAGATGTATCCGACATTAATGCAGACCAATGAACTGACGCCTGAAAAAAGAAGCGAAATAGCTCAATTGGCCAATAAACAAATTGCAGAAGGAAAAGCATTATTGGATATGGGTATGGAAAAACTTTCTAATGCCAGCCGCGCACAAGATGCAGAAGCTATCGAAGTGGCAAACCAGCAAATTAGACGCGGGCAAATGATGTTGGAAAGCGGTTATGAAGGGCAAAGGGTTTTATCAGAAAATAGAGATCCTCAACTAACGGCGTTGCAATGGTTTAATAAAGAGATGAATCTCGATATTAATAAAAATTCCGAAAAACCCACATTTGCCGGACTTTCCTTGTTTCATTATTTTATAATGTTTTTGCTTACGGCATTTGCTGTAATTATGATTTGGATGTATTTCCATAAAATGAAACGTGCCAATACCCTGATTGATAAGTTAACAGGCAATTCCAATGCAAGCGTTTCTGTTGGCGACACAGCAAATACAGCCATACCCTTAAACAAGCCCATTTCTTCGGCTAATAACGTAGAAAAACTACCTATAGTTGATCCAGATATTGCCCCCTCAAAACCAAATTCTTGGACAGGAACATTATTGATATCGGAAATTTTTATTGAAACGCCAAACGTAAAAACCTATCGTCTTACAGATCCAGAAGGAAAGAAACTCCCCTTTAATTTTTTACCAGGTCAGTTTATTACCGTAACTGTAAATTTAACAGGTGTCCCGATAAAACGTTCTTACACGATTGCTTCTTCTCCTACTCATACCGACTATTGCGAAATAACTGTTAAACACGAAGAAAAAGGCACGGTTTCCCATTATATGCACAACAATGTTCATGTAGGCGAATTAATGCAATTCACCGGACCTTCCGGCAAATTTACTTTTACAGAAACACACGCGAAAAGTGTCGTTTTTATTGGCGGAGGTGTAGGACTAACCCCAATGATGAGTGCGGTTCGTTATTTAACTGATCGGTCATGGAAAGGAGAAATTTATTTTTTCTTTGCCTGTAAAGACGAAAGCAGCATAATCTTTCGGGAAGAAATACTTTATCTGGCAAAACGTTATAGCAATTTGCATGTTTTTTTTGTGCTTAGCCAACAAGATGGCAATG
This region includes:
- a CDS encoding FAD-binding oxidoreductase, translated to MKRFLTVHFFNFAVAIFIMASPVFAQTPDEHASHHPQQATTDTAASMKDTIRAKKSSGMVQEMAEMMKDMGKPTNKEMYPTLMQTNELTPEKRSEIAQLANKQIAEGKALLDMGMEKLSNASRAQDAEAIEVANQQIRRGQMMLESGYEGQRVLSENRDPQLTALQWFNKEMNLDINKNSEKPTFAGLSLFHYFIMFLLTAFAVIMIWMYFHKMKRANTLIDKLTGNSNASVSVGDTANTAIPLNKPISSANNVEKLPIVDPDIAPSKPNSWTGTLLISEIFIETPNVKTYRLTDPEGKKLPFNFLPGQFITVTVNLTGVPIKRSYTIASSPTHTDYCEITVKHEEKGTVSHYMHNNVHVGELMQFTGPSGKFTFTETHAKSVVFIGGGVGLTPMMSAVRYLTDRSWKGEIYFFFACKDESSIIFREEILYLAKRYSNLHVFFVLSQQDGNATMDYIPGHITKEILNDNVPDIVSRMVHICGPTPMMDTVKLILEELQVPKENVMQEVFPGLPKTITKPPQESAESISNESNQVVAENEGKASVKDAVGSVNFVKSNKTAVLTPDKSVLEASEEVGVNIDYSCRVGTCGICKVKLLSGNVTMEVEDALTEDDKKQNIILACQAKSNEQISVDA